The sequence GTACCGTGTCACCGCCGCCGCGAGTCGCCGAGAACCGGCCGGTCGCGCCGCCCACCGGGCCGACGAGATTCAGGCCCATGGTGTCGCGCCCCGACCGGCGCAGCCCGGCGAGCCACAGCTCGAACAGGCCGTAGGAGTCGGGCATCGAGAGGAACGCGTGCGCCAGCGGCCAGCTGCGCATCACCAGGGTGTCGCGCTTCTCCCCCGCGTACATCGAGTCGGGGGTGGCGCGAACGAAGATCGTGCGCGGCGTGCCGTTCACTCCCGGCGGCGGACCGAAGGTGAAGATCGCGTGATCGGGCGAGCCGTCGGGGCGAAGCGACACCACGTAGTCGAACACCGTGGTGCGCGGGACGCGCCGCACCACTTTGCCGGTCATGTGGTCGGCGAACCGCTGGATCTTCTCGACCGAAATGGTGTCGGTGCCGAGCCGGGTGATGAATACGCCCGAACTGACCGCCTGCTCCGCCGAAGGCATCGGCGCGTTCTGCGCGGTGGCCAGCGAGACCACCAGCATGGCCGCAAACATCATCGCCCCCCTGCGAGCGCTACGCCCGCTTCGCCACCGCTTCGCCGAGCCGCTCGATGTCGGCGGGCTCGATGTAGACCTGTGCCGAGATCCGGAGCCAGACCCGCCCCCGGATCGCGTGGACCTGCACTTCGATTCGATCTTCGAACAGCAGCGCGTCACGGAGCCGCTGGGCATCTTCTCGAGTGCTGCCGATCGAGGATGGCGCCGGCACCGTGATCATCGCCGCGATCATGGACTCGGGCGTTTCCACCGTGGTGCCCCAGCGCCGCGTGAGGATGCGGCCGGTCTCCATGGCCAGCGCGTGCTGATACCGGCGCATCTCGTCGAGGCCCAGGTCGCGCATGAATTCGAGGCCGGCCGGCGCGGCGAGGTAGGAAGTGTTGTCGCGCGTGCCGACCATCTCGAACTCTTCGAGGAAACCCTTGCCGTAGCCCCAGGAGATGACGCTCGGGTGAAGCCCGGCCTGGCGGTCGGCCCGCGCCCACAAGAACGCGCAGCTCCGCGGCGCGCACGCCCATTTGTGGAGATTGGCCACGTACCAATCGACGCCCAGCGACGGCACGTCGAGGTCGAGCTGACCGGGCGCGTGCGCCGCATCCACCAGCATCGCGACGCCACGGGCACGGCAGCGCTCGGCGATCGCGCGAATCGGCATGACCAGCGCGGTCTCGGACGTGATGTGATCGACGACCAGCAGCCGGGTGCGCGGTCCGATTGCGGCGGCGATGGTCTCGACGCAGGTCGCGGGATCCCCGACCGGATAGGGCATCTCGATGCTGCGCACGGTGGCGCCGCGCAGCTCGGCGGCGTGGCGGGCGGCATGGGTGACCGCGCCGTAGTTGAGCTCGGTCACCAGGCATTCGTCGCCGCGCTCGAACGGGAACGAGTGCAGCACGGCGTTCGCGCCGGTGGTGGCGTTCTCGACGAACACGACGTCCTCGGGCCGCGCGCGAATGAACTCGGCCACCGGTCGCATGGCGACGCGTAGCCGCGGCGGTTCCTTGCGCGCCGGGCTCTGCCCCATCGACAGCTCGCGCAGCAGGAAGCGCGCCGGTTCGCGCTCGATCTCGTCGCGGAGGTGCTGCTGCGTTTCGAGCACGCGCCTTGGCGTGACGCCCACCGTGCCGTGATTGAGGTAGAGCATCGCCGGGTCGAGCGGCCACAGGTCGCGCACCGCGCGCCCGAAGCGCGCCGGGGCGTCTTTCTGGAGGGTCATGGGAGATCCCGGGTCGAAGTGTCGAGCTGGCCGTGCGCCGCCAGCATCCGAAGCGGCACTCTAGCGCATCTGGGAGGCCGCGGCCTCGGCCCCGGCCTCATCGCTCGGAGGTTTGCCTTGGCGGATCCCGCGCCAACAGCACCATCGCCAGAGCGTAGACCGCCCCGGCACCCAGCAGCACCGCGCTGAAGTTCATGAGCATCGCCCCGAGCACCGCCGCCACCGAACCGATCACGCTGCCACAGCCGTTGGCCGCCCAGCCCCACGCGATGATTCCGGGCGCGCGTCCGCCCAGCCGCCGCACCGCGAGCGGGAACGGCATGCCCATCACGAATGCCAGCGGCGCGATCACCAGCAGCGCCGCGCCGGCGCGCACCGGCAGCGCCAGCGGCAGCCACAGCGGCACGAGCCTCGGCAGCACCACCGCCACGAACCCGATCGAGACCAGCAGGGCGCCAAGCAACGGCATCGCGAGCCCCGGACCCGCCGGCCGCCGATCCACCCAGCCCGCGCCGAGTCCCGAGAACAGCAGAATCGCGAACAGCACCAGCGTCACCGAGTAGGTCGGATGGCCGAGCAGCAGCGCCAGCCGCTGCATCAGCACGACTTCGACCGCGATATAGGCGACCCCGAGCGCCAGGAAGTACGCCAGCCATCGCCAGCGCTGCGCAGGCGGCGCCGCGCCCGCGAGCAGCGGCACCGCCAGCAATCCCGCCGACAGCACCACCGCCAGCGCCAGCGCCGTGAGCAGCACGATCTGGGCGACCGGGATCGCCAGCGGCTCGAGGAAGCCGCGGCCGGTGAAGTGGCGCAACGCGCCGAGCCGGACGCGACTCCAGCGCGTCATCTGGAAGAAGAACGGGCTGTCGTCGGAGACCGGCGCGAGCGCGAAATCGGTGGCGGTATAGAAGCTCCTCGGATCGCGCGTGCCGAGGAACGCGCCGAAGAAGCTGGTGTCGGACGGGGCCAGGGGATCGTGCTGGAGCTGGCGTTGCGGATCGGCGGCGACGAAGGCGCGCGCCGCGGACACATCGGCGTCGGTCAGCGGCTCGGGGCTCACCAGCACCAGCGAGCGAAGCCGCTCCTCGATCACCATGACGTGACGCGAGGGTTCCCGCACTCCACGCCGCTCGAGCGCCGCGCGGATCAGCGAGACCAGGCGCGGCGCCTCGTAATACCAGCGGGTGATGGCGAGCAAGCCGTGGGGCGCGAGGTGATCGAGGAACGTGCTCATCGCTTCGACGGTGTAGAGGTAGTTCTCGGACAGGCTGTAGGCGCCCGACGCGCTCGCCGCCCAGGTGTCGATGAGCGTGATCTGGATCACGTCCTGGCGCGCGCGGCTCCTGGCCATCCAGCTCCGCCCTTCGTCGCGCACCAGTGTCACGCGCGGATTGGCGAACGCGTAGGCCACCGTCTCGCCATAGCGATGTGTGACCAGGTCGATGATCACCGGATTGATCTCGACCGCGGTGATGCGCGCGGCGTCCAGCGCCAGCGCGTTCTGCACGTCGATGCCGCCGCCCGAGCCGATCACCACCACCGAGCCGCCGCGGCGCAGGGCATAGGGCAGCGCGCTCACGTCGGCGAGAGCCGTGGCGGCGGTGCGCGGCGGCGCGATCGGGGTGGCGGCGCCGGCGTCGAGGAAGATCATCGGCGAAGCGTTCGGGCGATCCACCACGTCCACGCGCGCCAGCGGGCTCCAGGTCGTCGAGGCCAGCCGCCCGCCGCGATCACGAACCTCCTGCACCACCGGTTTGCTGTCGTCGAGCCGCACGTCGGGCAGCAACGCGGGCCAGAGCAGCAGCGGCAGGTGGAGCAGCGCGACGCCGCCGCTGAGCATCCGCGCGCGTCCGGGCGGCGCCATCAGCCAGGCGGCGATCGCCCCGAGCGCCGCCGAGAGCGCGATCGCGCCGCGGGCGCCGAGTGCCGGCAGGGCCACGAACACCAGCAGCGTCCCCAGCGCGGCGCCGGCCAGATCGAACGCATAGAGCCGGCCGGCGCGCTCGGGCCAGCGGCCGAGCACGCGTGCCACCGTCGAGCCGAAGAAGAAGAACGGCAGCGCCAGCAGCAGGTCGTCGAGCAGGAACCACAGCACCTGCGCCGGCTGCTGCAGGATGCGGAACGGGGAGAACGGGATGACGCTCGCCCCGAGATGGGCGCCGATCGCGGTGAGCGCGAACAGCAGCGGCGCCGCCCACGGCATGGCCGAGGCGCGCGAGCCGGACGTCGCCGATCGGCGATCGGCGATCGCCATCGCGACCCCGCTCGCGCCGATGCCGAACAGCGCGACCGAGACGACCAGGAAGGCGAAGTGGTACCAGATCGCGGCCGAGAAGATGCGGACGAAGGTGACCTGGAACAGCAGCGCCCCGGCGGAGAGCGCGAACAGTCCGGCGTAGGCGCGGCGCGGCGGATTCAGCGCCGCATCGGCAGGCGTGACCGCCACGGCACTCCCGCGAGTAGTCAGTGGTGGGAGTGGCCCTCGTGCGATTGGGACTTGGACAAGATCTGCTCGCGCTTCCTGCTCAGGAGGCCGACTGCGACGAACAGCACCACCAGCACCGTGACCCAGAACGCGGCGTAGACCGAAAACACCTTCTGGAGCGCGGGGACGAGCCCCGGTTCGGCTTCGAGCAGCACGTGGGATTCCCTCCCTGTGGATCCAGCGGCAGGAGACTCGGACAGGCGCCACGCAGTCTAGCGAGGCTTGACGCTTCCCGCCAGCCGGTTGGGTGCAGTAGATTTCCCGCATGAGCCACTACCTTGAGACCCGACGCAAGCGCGTCGCCGACGCCTGGAATCTCACCGACGAGTTCGTGCTGCTCGGGGCCGGCGAGCCGATCGGGATTCCCGGCGGCGCCGACCAGACCTATCCCTTTGTCGCCCACTCCGACTACTTCTATCTCACCGACCGCGAAACCGTCGGCGGCGTGCTGGCCTTCGATCCCAAGGAAGGCTGGACCGACTTCGTTCCCGACGTCACCGAGGCCGAGCGGATCTGGGAAGGGCGCACCGATTCGCCCGGGACGTCGCTGCAGATCCTGCCCGGCTGGCTGGCGGCGCGGCGCGGTCGGCCGCTGGTGATGCTCGGCGTCCCGCTGGCCGGCTTGCGCGGCGAGGCGGCGCGCACCGACGAGCTGGGCGAAGCGCTGATGCACGCGCGGCGTCCCAAGGACGCGGTCGAAATCGAGCGCATGAAGCGCGCGGCGGCGGCGACCGCGGCGGGCTTCGCGGCGGTCGAGCGGCTGATCCGCCCGGGCGCGAGCGAGCGACAGATCCAGATCGAGCTGGAGGCCGAGTTCTTCCGCCACGGCGGGGACCGGCCCGCCTACGGCACCATCGTCTCCGCCGGCTCCAACACCGCGGTGCTCCATTTCACGCCCGGTGGGCGCAAGCTGCGCGAGGGCGACCTGCTGATGATCGATGCCGGCGCCGAGGTGTCGCGTTACGCCGCCGACGTGACGCGCACCTGGCGCGCCGAGAGCGGCGCGTCGCCGGGCACCACCGATGCCGGTTTCTTCCGCGAGCTGTATCAGGTGGTGCTGGGAATCCTCGAGCGCGGCGTCGCCCGCTGCACTCCCGGCACCGAGTGGCGCGACGTCCATCTCGCCGCCTGCCGCGAGGTCGCCGAAGGCCTTGCGCATCTCGGGATTCTCAAGGGCTCGGCCGATTCGCTGGTCGAACGCGACGCGCACGCGCTGTTCTTCCCGCACGGGCTCGGCCACATGGTGGGGCTCGGCGTCCGCGACGCGAGCGGCTATCTGCGTGGCCGCGTGCGCAGCACCCGGCCGGGGCTCAAGAACCTGCGCACCGATCTGCCGCTCGAGCCGGGCTACGCGATCACCGTCGAGCCCGGCATCTATTTCATGCCGCCGCTCTTGAAGGACGCGGCGCGGCGTGCTCAGTACGCCGATGCGGTCGACTGGTCTCGGGTCGACGAGCTGCTCGAGTTCGGAGGCATCCGGATCGAGGACGACGTGCTGGTCACCGAGCAGGGTCCGGAGAACCTGACGGTCGCGATCCCGCGCGACCTCGCGCCGGTGCGGTAGCTCGCCGGCGCGGGCGCCCGGCCGCTCTCAAGCGTTGGCGTCGACCTTGGCGGCGTGGAGCCGCTGCTCGAGCGTCGCCAGCTCGTCGCTGAGCCCCTGCGGCAGGTGCTTGCCGAAGCGCTCGAAGTGCTCGCGGATCGCGATCAGCTCGCTGCTCCACGCCTCGATATCGACGCGCAGGAGCTGGTCGATCGCGCCGGGCGTGATCTTGAAATTGCTCGTGTCCAGCGCGCCGGGCGCGGGCACCAGGCCGATCGGGGTCTCGACCGCCTGCCCGCTGCCGGTCACGCGTTCGAACACCCACTTGAGCACGCGGCTGTTGTCGCCGTAGCCGGGCCACAGGAACTTGCCGTCGTCGCCCTTGCGGAACCAGTTGACGTGATAGATGCGCGGCAACTTCGTGGCGTCGGCGCGCGCCCCGATCCTGAGCCAGTGCGCGAAGTAGTCGCCCATGTGGTACCCGCAGAATGGGAGCATGGCGAACGGATCGAAACGCAGCGCGCCGACCTTGCCGGCGGCGGCGGCGGTGGTCTCGCTGCTCATGATCGAGCCGATGAACGTGCCGTGCTGCCACGAGCGCGACTCGTAGACCAGCGGCACCACCGTCGCGCGGCGGCCGCCAAACAGGATCGCCGAGATCGGCACCCCGTTCGGGTCCTCCCACGACGGCGAGATCACCGGACACTGGCGCGCCGGTGAGGTGAAGCGGGCGTTGGGATGCGCGGCCTTGCGGCCACTCTTCGGCGTCCAAGGGCGACGCAGCCAGTCGCTCAACTCGGCGGGCGGGGCTTCGGTCATCTCCTCCCACCAGATGTCCTGTTCGGCGGTGAGCGCGCAGTTCGTGAAGATCGAATTGCCGGCCATGGTCGCCATGGCGTTCGCATTGGTGCGCGAGCTGGTGCCCGGGGCGACGCCGAAGAAGCCGGACTCGGGATTGATGGCGTGGAGTCGGCCGTCAGGGCCGAACTTCATCCACGCGATGTCGTCGCCGATGGTCTCCACTTTCCAGCCCGGCAGCGTCGGCTGCAGCATGGCGAGATTGGTCTTGCCGCAGGCCGATG is a genomic window of Candidatus Sulfotelmatobacter sp. containing:
- a CDS encoding aminotransferase class V-fold PLP-dependent enzyme, which produces MTLQKDAPARFGRAVRDLWPLDPAMLYLNHGTVGVTPRRVLETQQHLRDEIEREPARFLLRELSMGQSPARKEPPRLRVAMRPVAEFIRARPEDVVFVENATTGANAVLHSFPFERGDECLVTELNYGAVTHAARHAAELRGATVRSIEMPYPVGDPATCVETIAAAIGPRTRLLVVDHITSETALVMPIRAIAERCRARGVAMLVDAAHAPGQLDLDVPSLGVDWYVANLHKWACAPRSCAFLWARADRQAGLHPSVISWGYGKGFLEEFEMVGTRDNTSYLAAPAGLEFMRDLGLDEMRRYQHALAMETGRILTRRWGTTVETPESMIAAMITVPAPSSIGSTREDAQRLRDALLFEDRIEVQVHAIRGRVWLRISAQVYIEPADIERLGEAVAKRA
- a CDS encoding phosphoenolpyruvate carboxykinase (GTP) — protein: MTAHSRLESWVRDMALLCQPDQVVWCDGSPEEYQRMLKLLVQGGTAQWLDSNRRPNSVFVRSDPADVARVEEFTFICSRTREEAGPTNHWREPTEMRAHLTQLFTGAMKGRTLYVIPYSMGPIGSPIAKIGVELTDSPYVVANMHIMARVGKTVLEALGGDGEFVRALHSVGAPLADNAPDVPWPCNAANKYITHFPETREIWSFGSGYGGNALLGKKCHALRIASVQARDEGWLAEHMLILGLTHPEGRKIFIAAAFPSACGKTNLAMLQPTLPGWKVETIGDDIAWMKFGPDGRLHAINPESGFFGVAPGTSSRTNANAMATMAGNSIFTNCALTAEQDIWWEEMTEAPPAELSDWLRRPWTPKSGRKAAHPNARFTSPARQCPVISPSWEDPNGVPISAILFGGRRATVVPLVYESRSWQHGTFIGSIMSSETTAAAAGKVGALRFDPFAMLPFCGYHMGDYFAHWLRIGARADATKLPRIYHVNWFRKGDDGKFLWPGYGDNSRVLKWVFERVTGSGQAVETPIGLVPAPGALDTSNFKITPGAIDQLLRVDIEAWSSELIAIREHFERFGKHLPQGLSDELATLEQRLHAAKVDANA
- a CDS encoding aminopeptidase P family protein, whose product is MSHYLETRRKRVADAWNLTDEFVLLGAGEPIGIPGGADQTYPFVAHSDYFYLTDRETVGGVLAFDPKEGWTDFVPDVTEAERIWEGRTDSPGTSLQILPGWLAARRGRPLVMLGVPLAGLRGEAARTDELGEALMHARRPKDAVEIERMKRAAAATAAGFAAVERLIRPGASERQIQIELEAEFFRHGGDRPAYGTIVSAGSNTAVLHFTPGGRKLREGDLLMIDAGAEVSRYAADVTRTWRAESGASPGTTDAGFFRELYQVVLGILERGVARCTPGTEWRDVHLAACREVAEGLAHLGILKGSADSLVERDAHALFFPHGLGHMVGLGVRDASGYLRGRVRSTRPGLKNLRTDLPLEPGYAITVEPGIYFMPPLLKDAARRAQYADAVDWSRVDELLEFGGIRIEDDVLVTEQGPENLTVAIPRDLAPVR